CTTGAGGACGGAATCCTCATCATTATAACAGAAACCTACGTGTTCTTCTACATCATAGCGGTCGTCGTCAGCTTTCAGATGAGGAGAATGCAGTAAAGACTGCCATAGGTTGCGCCCTTGCGCAAAAGCATCCTTCGACAACTCACGGAGTTTGTCATTCTGATGTCCCAGTCGTGCGATTTCAGCATCTGTAGGATGAAGCATCATCACATTGAGAATCTTTACCCGAGTACTCCAAAGGGAATCAAGCACCTCCCGCTCCTGTTCACTGAACTTACGGAAGCGGAAACTCTTGTCCGCATCATAACGGGCAATCATCTTGATGCGACGCTCTACTTCTTGTACAACTCTGCGTTTGTCCTCATCCGACGCTTCGCCCACATACTCCATCAAAGCGAAGAAAGCCTCCGTTTCAAACGGATCTTTCTCAATTATATCGATAAGTTGAATCCAATTTTCCTTCATCTTCACCTACGATTTCACCATTACTAACTTCTATTATCTTATCATCGCCGAAACTTCCGCCCCGTACCTTGTAAGGAGAGTTTCGCTTCAACGTCTTCTCCAAATACTCCAAGTCCTTGGGACGGAGATGAGTGAGAGCGAAATCCACCTCATTCAGTTGTGACTGATTGCTCAGGGCAAGATGCTGAAGATTATAACACATGAAGATGTCCAAGCGACGCAACTTGTCGTTCTTGCTCAAATTCAAAGATACCAAGTCCTTGGCACCCTTGATATGCAACTCCTCCAAGAGAGGATTGGCAGAGAAATCCAACTTCTCGTTTCTTATCTCGTGGAAGTCGATGAACTCCAGCAAAGGATTCTTGCTCACGTCGAGTTTCTCCTCGCCATACCCAGAATAGCCCAAGATACGCAAGTTAGGACATTCCGTGAGAATCACATCTAAGGTTTTCACCTCGAACATGCCACATCCATTAAATCCTATAATGGCATCCTCCTCTTCCGAACAGATGGTAATGGTGTAGTACATGCCCTTCTCAGGATAGGAATGACCTGCCTCTACCCAAGCCAACTTTTCGGAAGCTGGTTTCTGTTTACCTGTCACGACCTGTACCTTTCCATCGCCCCAAGCGATTCTTGCCTTACTACCTTTCTTCAGCATCAAGTGCAAGCCTACGGTTTCCCCCATTGTCCAGTCCAAAGTCTGGATATTGATTGTAATCTGTGCCATAATTCCTTGTTTTATGTTTACAGCTGCAAAGGTACAGGTTGGGTGTGTCAAATCGTGACGCAAGCGAGAAAATTATCTCAAAAATCTTTGTATCACCTTGTTCCAATAGTCCCAGGAGTAGCCTACGGAAGGATGATTCACCGCCATCACTTTCACCTGCTTGCCATTACTCAGAAGGTAAGCACCTGTAGCAACAGGATAACCATCCACTACGATGTCATCGCCATCCTGCCAGCCTACATTAGGAAGATTATCCCAAAGCCTCTTGCCCCATACGATGACATACTCAGGTTGGTACTTTTCGATGACCTCGAAGAAAGCCTTGCCAGCCTGGTGATATTGTTCGGCAGTGCCAGCCTCGCGAGGACCACCCATCGCCACTTGCAGATAGTTGAAGAAGATGACCGAGTTCCAAATCTTCAGCCTCATTGCTTGATTGGTCTCCTCACCCACTAACGAACGCTCAAACTTCAGGAAAGTCCGCATCCAGTTTTGCCGTTCCTTGTTCTCATTGAGATAATCATCAAGCACCTGCTGCGTAAAGTTCATACACTCCCGATGCAGACGACAATCACCACAATCCGCACAACTCTCATCACAATAATGACTCTCGCCCAATATCATGATTCGCTTGCCAAATATCCCCCCGTTGGCATAATCCTTGCCAACGAAAGGCTGAAAGAAAATGTTGCTATTCATATTTTAAAATAATGAAACAATCCAATTTCCCAAGCGAATGGCCCATGAAATCACCACATAAATCAACCAGCAAAGCACGACGATGAACACAGCCGTCCAGAATGCCTTCTTATTCACCTTATTGATAATCTCCTTATCATCCTCGATATAGCCTGTAATCAGCTTCAAGTTTTCTACATACGAACGCTTGAATACATCCAGCACATCACCTATATAGAAAGGTATGGCACCAATCAGCACATCCATCAAGATATTATAGATGACAGCCAAAGTCAGCGGAATAGACTTAACCACGCAAAGACTGTAATAGATAAATGGGAATGCAAACACGCTCGTCAAAGCATCACCGATACCGGCAGGAAGGATGAAGCCAAGGATAGGATCCAAGAACCACTTGTCCATATACTTTGCCGTACCTACCATCAGACGATAAGATGGCATGTTCATCATCTTCTCACGCTTTGCTGCTTTTTTATCAGCCCTCGCCTGTTCTTTGGCAAGAGCCGCCTCTCGCTTTTGATCTTCTTTTGCGAAATCCATGCCCAAATCAGCCTGGGCCTGCTGTCTTCTTGAACTTTCCATACGCCTTATAATTCTATTTGTTTTTTACCATTTATAAATTCTGTGAACTCCTGTTCCGAAAGAGAGAAACCGCTCAAGTCGCTCATCAACTCCATAGCTTGCTTACGTTCCTCCTCACTACCAGCCAGATTGATACGCTTGAACACCTCACGAAGATAAGCACTCTTGTTGTCTATCTTAGCCATTTCACGCTTAAACTCATCAGCATGTTTCTTCAACTCCTTATCGTATGCAGCCGAAGCCAAGCTACCACTGAGCTGCTGCGCTTTGAGCTTAGCGAAACTATCAAACAGAGCGATACCTTTCTGTAAGGATTGTTCCATCGCACCAGTTACCTGCGCCAAGTCTTCCTCGCTATACTCAGCAGGTTTGTTCTGTTGTGCGGTCTTACCCTCTATCTTCTTATGGTCTTTCGTATATGCTTCCACCCCGTCAAGCAAATTCTTAGCCATATCCTTGTCGGCATGAAGATTGTCTGCCAACATTCCTGTAAACAGAGAAAGGTTCTGCTCCACATCAGCAGGAAGTTTGGCAGCCTCCCTATAATCAGGAATATCGACCGTATGCACCAACTTCTCATCTATCTTGCTCTCCATGATTTCACGTCCAAGTTTCAGCATGGCAACCATATCACGGAGATGTTTCAGCATCTTCAGCTTCAATTCATCAGAGCAAACTATCTTGCTTCTGATTTCCTGAGAAACCTTATCCAGTTCACTGGAGAGTTTGGCATACGCATTTTTGATGCGGGTTTGTTCCTCACGATGCGATTCCAATTCCTCCTTATCCAACTTCAAATCTACCTGATAGCTCTCGTATTCTCTCACAAGAGGGAAGCATACCGCATTCCATTCAGCAAAGTCACGATAGTAGTTCTTGTTGGCCATACCAAAGGTGATCCAGTTGACGAGGAAGAAAGGCTTGGAAGGCTTCTTCGCCTTCGCTTCCATATAGCTTCCCTGCTTAGACTCCAAGGTAGCGGTGATGTCATTAATCAGCGAGGTATAGACATCGATGTTCTGAAGATGGTCGTTCATTTCCATGTCCAGCGCCTTCATCTGCTGAAGCAGACATTTTCGTTGCTCCTCCAATGGACGAATAGTCTCATCCGCATACAAAGCATCAAGTGTCGCCTTCAAGTCAGAATCTAACAGCTTTTCTCCATAACGCAAGAACACATTCGCCTTCGGGATTACCACATCATTGAGCGTTTTGCAGATTACCAACAATCGTCCCATATCAGCCTTGATGCGAGTGGCATCATGCTTCACGCTCATCTGGAAAACTGATAAATCAGACTTCAAACGATTAGCGCGTTCACTTGCTCCCATATAGTGTTCGAGCATGGTCAGTCCTGCCATCGCCAAGCCCAAGGACTTGTTGCCGTTCGACAAAGACTTATAAGCCTGCAAAGAACCCTGCAAGGAAGTACGGAAACTAACAGAAATCTCACCAATCAAAGCTGCACATTTCTCCGTGAGCTTGTTATATTCCAGCTCCACATACTTAAGCATCTCGTCCACATCCAGCCACTCTATTCGCTTGAAGTCGAACAAGTCTGGTGAAACCATCTTGATAGAGTCGCCATAGATATCAATCAGTTTCAGGGCATAATCACGATAAACCGTCCCGATATCACTACGCAAGGAGGTAAAATCTTCGATGTTTCCACGAACGCTATCCTCAGCATAGTGATAAGCCTCCACCATCTTGGTATATTTATCAAACATGGTAGACGCCTTACTTCTCACATCTTTCACGCCATTCGTACCCATGACAATATCAGCCATCTTCGATGTTCCCTTAGCAAGAACCAGGTTAAGGTTCAATTCCACTTGCTCTTTCAACTGCTCCAAAGCAGATGAAGACAACGCCAGTTCCGTCTCGGCAATCTTCAAAGCCTCCTCCTTGTTGCCCTGTTCCAGGCTGTCATTCAACTTGTATTCAGCCACAAGGGTTGTACGTGAATTATTGGAAACAAAAGCAATGGCGATATTGCCATTATCATGGAAATATCTGTAGGCATCAAATACCAGCTTACTCACCTCCGAGGAATCGGAAGCTATACCATACTTTTTCAGTTCAAAAGCCAAATCTGCACGAAGATACGTCTTGTTCTCCTTGCAGAGTTCATCAGCAATCGTCTTGATTGCCTGATATACTTTTTGATTATCAGCCATACTGTTCATCGTATTTATATTTATTTATTCTTTATCACTTCCTACAAATGCCGATGCCTTCATAAAAGAGAAGGTTGCATCAACGAGCCAACCGATGCACGAACCAACTGTAGCTATCCACCAGGCAACATGATAACCTGTAGTACAATTGGTAGCCTTGAAAAGGACATCGCCGTCAAAGAGATGCCTCACCAGATTAGGCAGGAAGAACAATCCATGCGCCAAACCAGCTTGCCATCCATACAATTCCGTACCATCGATGTTGACAAACAATACTGCTGCCACTATAGCAACGATTGGTCGCCAGGGTAGGAACATAAAAACCATTACAAGAAGCCCTATAATTTTATTCATTTTTCGTTATACTTTATTTATGCTATGATTTCATCTATACAGTCAATTATCTTTTAGATATTCAAGTTTCGCAAGCTCAGAAGTTAA
This Segatella copri DSM 18205 DNA region includes the following protein-coding sequences:
- a CDS encoding DUF4112 domain-containing protein, with protein sequence MESSRRQQAQADLGMDFAKEDQKREAALAKEQARADKKAAKREKMMNMPSYRLMVGTAKYMDKWFLDPILGFILPAGIGDALTSVFAFPFIYYSLCVVKSIPLTLAVIYNILMDVLIGAIPFYIGDVLDVFKRSYVENLKLITGYIEDDKEIINKVNKKAFWTAVFIVVLCWLIYVVISWAIRLGNWIVSLF